From one Humulus lupulus chromosome 8, drHumLupu1.1, whole genome shotgun sequence genomic stretch:
- the LOC133795619 gene encoding uncharacterized protein LOC133795619, with protein MAASFNANNGSPSQPNSSIYAQPQNTNLLPKSSRVTFTHSLFKRLTRMVGSETTAQIWNSLCEYYTAQNKAKNMQYKTMLCNTRMTRSLDDYLLKIKLIVDTLASIGHLLFAQDHIEAIINGLSKDYEVFITYVNTKFDAYTVAEIEALLMSHEVQMEKGAKELDILKSETNISQSKALTGSRGGYSIGSSSGHSNTPPSALGRAPYPSYAIYGVGYGPPGFGQPSYGTRLWI; from the exons ATGGCGGCTTCTTTCAATGCTAACAATGGTAGTCCGTCTCAACCTAATTCGTCCATCTATGCTCAACCTCAAAACACAAATCTTTTACCTAAATCTTCTCGTGTTACATTTACGCACTCTCTTTTT AAAAGACTCACTCGAATGGTCGGATCTGAGACCACTGCTCAGATCTGGAACTCTCTTTGTGAATACTACACAGCTCAAAATAAAGCTAAGAACATGCAATACAAGACTATGTTATGCAATACTCGCATGACCAGATCTCTTGATGATTATCTTCTCAAAATCAAATTAATAGTTGATACCTTAGCCTCTATTGGTCATCTTCTTTTTGCTCAAGATCACATTGAAGCCATCATCAATGGTTTGTCCAAAGATTATGAAGTCTTCATCACTTATGTGAACACCAAATTTGATGCGTATACAGTGGCAGAGATTGAAGCTCTTCTTATGTCTCATGAAGTTCAGATGGAGAAAGGTGCCAAAGAGCTCGACATTCTCAAAAGTGAAACTAACATTTCTCAATCAAAAGCTTTGACGGGATCTCGTGGTGGCTACAGTATTGGCTCTTCCAGTGGTCATTCTAACACACCTCCATCAGCTTTGGGCAGAGCTCCTTACCCAAGTTATGCCATCTATGGAGTTGGATATGGACCACCAGGTTTTGGTCAACCTTCTTATGGCACACGCCTATGGATATAA